GATTAAGCGTCTAAGAGAGTTAGGCTTTGAGCGTATTACCCTAAAGACCGGGGCATATCCTATGCGAGAGTTGGCTATGGCTATTAAGTTTAGTTCTCTGGCTGAGATTGACCTTTTGACAATTGATGGTGCTTCAGGCGGAACAGGTATGAGCCCTTGGAGAATGATGGAAGAATGGGGCATACCTACATTCTATCTGCAGTCAATGACCTATGAGATTTGTCAGAAGCTAGATAAGAAAGGGATACGCATTCCAGATATTGCTATTGCTGGTGGTTTCTCAACCGAGGACCATATATTTAAGGTATTAGCAATGGGTGCTCCTTATGTAAAGGCAGTGTGCATGGGAAGGGCTTATATGATTCCAGGTATGGTCGGTAAAAATATTGGTTACTGGATTGAAGGCAAAGACCTGCCGAATACTGTCTCTTGCTATGGGAAAAAGCCCGAAGAGATATTTGTCTGTTACGAAGAGCTTGAGGAGAAATATGGCAAAAGAATGAAAGAGATACCACTGGGTGCAATGGGAATCTATAGCTTTAGCCAGAAGCTCAAAGTTGGACTTCAGCAGTTAATGGCCGGAAGCAGAAACTTTAAGCTCTCTACTATCTCTAGGAAGGATATAGTCTCTTTAACTGAAGAAGCAGCCAAGGTTTCGGGCATTCCATATGTAATGGATGCCTACAGAGAGGAAGCAGAAAAGATTATAAGCTCTTAAAAAAGTTTGTAGGTAGAGTAGAAAGCTAAAAAAGAAGGGGATAGGTTAATATTGCCTATCCCCTTTTCTTTAGAGTAGGGGTAGGTATTTTTTGATTTCATGCTGGGTAATCTGAATACGATAATCTTCCCATTCCTTTTTCTTATTAAACAAGAATCGAGAAAGGATATGCTCACCCAGGATCTCTTTAATAAACTCGCTTTTTTCAGTCTCCATAATTGCCTCAAAAAGGTTTCCAGGTAAAGAGGTGAGGCCTCTTTTTTCCCGTTCCTCCATAGCCATATGGTAGATGTTAGGCTCAACCGCAGGAGGTAGAGGGTATTTTTTCTCAACTCCTTCTAATCCTGCTGCAAGCATTACTGAAAAGGCAAGATATGGGTTGCAGGCTGGATCAGGACACCTTAATTCTATCCGAGTTGCCTTTTCGTTTCCGGGTCGGTATAAGGGAACCCGCAGAAGTGCAGTTCTGTTTCTCTGAGCCCAAGAGGCATAAACCGGAGCCTCATAGCCTGCTACCAGCCGTTTATATGAATTTACCCATTGTGCGGTTAAAGAACAGATTTCCCTAGCATGTTTAAGCTGTCCGGCAATAAACCCTTTGGCAATAGAAGAGAGGTGGTATTTATCTCTCTTATCAAAGAAAGTATTCTTATCACCCCGAAACAAAGATTGGTGAACATGCATGCCAGAACCATTTACACCAAACAGAGGCTTGGGCATAAAAGTAGCATAAACCCCGCTTTGCTGTGCAATCTCTTTGACTACGTATTTTATGGTGATTACGTTATCTGCTGCAGTTAAGGCATTTGTATACTTAGGATCTATTTCATGCTGGCTAGGGGCAACCTCATGATGGGTTGCTTCCATAGTTATGCCCATTTCCTCTAAGACTCGAACTGTTTTGTTTCTTAAGGTGTTTGCTAAATCATTTGGAATTAACTCAAAATAAGAACCTTCATCAATAATCTGGGGGCTCTTGTTGGATTTAAAATAAAAGTATTCAACCTCAGGCCCTATATAAAATGTAAGACCTAACTTACCTGCTCGGGCCGTGGCCTTCCTTAAGACATACCTTGTATCACCCACATAAGGACTCTGATCCGGACTTAATATATCACAGAATATCCTGGCAATAGGCCCAGTCTCAATTGTCCAGGGAAGCACCTTAAACGTAGTTACATCTGGCATAGCAATAATATCAGACTCTTGTGCCTCAGCAAACCCAGTGACTGAAGAGCCATCAAAACCCTTACCATGTTCTAAGGCATCCTTTAATTCACCTTTGGTAATAGACACACACTTTAAAATACCTAAGATATCCACAAACCAGAGCTGGATAGTCCTAATATTATCTTTATGGATTTTTTCTATTATATCCTTTATTCCTTGTTTCCTGTTCTTTTTGCCAAGAGAGGGGATATCTATGCTGATAGGTTCTCTTTTTGCTGAGGGGTCCTCTAAAAGCACTTGGTCTTTAGCTATGATATATCTACTGCCTACCTTTTCTGCAAATAGAGTACCACTTTTAATACGTTCAATAACTGCCTGCCTGGAAATGCCTAAGATCTTGGCTGCCTGGGTTGGACTTAAATATTCTTCCATTATTACCTCCATTAGTTAAGTGTTTTGTAAGGTATCATTTAATGTTACTTTACAAGTGTAAAGCATTGCTTGACATTTGTCAAGTATTTTTTTATCTTTTTTTTACATGAGTCATGTTTAGGCTAAAATAGTCATTTTTTAGCCTAAACTCTCTCTTTAGCTACTCACTTTTCCTGCATACTTTTTCTTTTGACATACGATTTTTTTAATGATAGACTATTGTTTACCATCTCAAAATCATCATGTCAGAAGTTAACCCTCAAAAAATTCCACTTTTAAATCCACTAATTTAACTTAATAAGGAGGCACTATGAAGTCCGCTGAGTTTACTGTCAAAGAGATAAAACTAGAAGATCTAAGCCCACAAAAATTTATAGAAGAAAAGGCTCAAGAGATTTCCATTGCAGTTAAAGATGACGTTGCTATTAATGCCCTTTCTGGTGGAGTAGATTCCTCTGTAGTTACCATGTTAGGACATAAGGCCTTAGGGAAAAGATTAAAGACCTATTTTATTGAGAATGGCATTATGAGAGAAGGTGAGGCAGAAAGGATTGCAAATATCTTTAAAGAATTAGGAGTTAAGGTAGAGATTTTTGATGCAAGAAAAGAGTTCTTTTCTGCTCTTAAAGGCCTAACAGACCCAGAAGAAAAAAGAGAGGCAATTACACAGACCTTTTACAAAAAGGTATTTGGTGATTTAGTAAGAAACAGTGGTTCAAAATATCTCTTGCAAGGCACAAATTACACTGATGTAGAAGAGACAATTGCTGGAATAAAACGCCAGCATAATATCCTAGAACAACTTGGAATTGATACTCAGGCAAGCTTTGGCTATAAAGTCCTAGAGCCAATTATTGAACTTAGAAAATCTGGAGTAAGAGAGATTGCCAAAGCAGTAGGTCTGCCTGAGGAGATTCATAATCGGCCACCATTTCCCGGACCAGCATTAGCAGCAAGGGTTATAGGCGAGGTAAACCCAGAACGTACTGAAACCGTTAGAAAAGCAACTACCATTGTTGAACAAGAGTTATCTTCAACAAAGGCATTCCAATACCTGGCAATACTACACCAAGACAGAGTCACTGGCATAAGAGATGGAAAACGTGATTTTGGTCTTCAGATTGAAGTAAGATGTTGGGAAAGCAAAGATGCCTTAAAAGGCACTCCTACCAGACTTTCCTTTGATATTCTAGAAAAACTCTCAAAAAGAATAACTACGGAAGTTCCAGGAGTAGTAAGCGTTACCTATAATATAACCACTAAGCCGCCGTCTACGATTGAGGCAATATAGGTTAGCGTTTAGAAAGATAGGACCGGACACAATTTTATAAGTCCTAGAACAAGGTGTTCTCCGCTCTAGGCGGACAGGCGCTAACGGAGGTCTAACCCATGAAACCCCTAGTAGTCTTTTATTCAAGAACCGGCATTACTAAACAAGTGGCAGAGGATATTAGTAATGTATTAGGATGTGATGATGAGGAGATTATTGATACTAAGGATAGGAGTGGAGCTAAAGGATATGTGATTGCAGGTAAAGATGCAGTTATGAAGAAGGGCACAGTAATAGAAGAGGTTAAAAAAGATCCTGCAAGTTATGATTTGGTTATTATAGGTACTCCAGTCTGGGGTTTTACTATGGCTTGCGCGATTAGAACTTATATAGAACAGAAGAAAGAGGCGTTGAAAAGAGTAGCCTTCTTTATAACACAAGGTAGCGCAGGAGGTAAGAAGACATTACAAGATATGGAAAAGCTTTGTGGCCAGAAGCCGGTTGCACTAATGGAGGTTTTGGAAAAGGAGGTTAAAAGAGGTCAGGCCTTTGATAAGGTTAAGGAGTTTGTTGATGAAATAAAGAAAAAACTAGATTAATTTCTCTTGACAATTTAGTGCTACTGTGGATAATAGTGGAGATGATTGTAGAGAACTTACATAGGGATACCAAGACGCTCGAGGAAGGAGCGTCTTTTTTTTAGATAAAAGCGGCAACCTATTTTAGTTAAGATGACAAAGGCGTCCTTTCTGCGTACAAAGATGTAGAGGGGACGCCTTTCTCTATATTAAGGTAATTAAATGAAAAGATATAAAAATAACCTACTTGCTAGTAAAGGAGAGTTTTAATGCCAAGACGCAAAGATATCAAAAAAGTGCTAATTATTGGTTCAGGTCCGATTATTATTGGTCAGGCCTGTGAGTTTGATTATTCTGGTACCCAGGCCTGTAAGGCCTTGAAGGAAGAAGGCTTTGAGGTGGTATTGGTTAATTCAAATCCGGCTACGATTATGACTGATCCAGGTACGGCTGATAAGACTTATATTGAGCCTTTAACAGTTGAGACCTTGGAGAAGATTATTGCAAAGGAAAGGCCAGATGGGCTCTTGTCTAATTTAGGAGGCCAGACTGGTTTGAATCTTTCTTTAAGTCTGTATAAAGCAGGCATCTTGAAGAAATACGGTGTTGAGATTATAGGGGTTAAGGCAGATGCTATTGAAAGAGGTGAAGACCGTCTTGCATTTAAAGAGACAATGGCAAAGCTAGGTTTAGAGGTTCCTCGTTCAAAGGTTTCTACATCAGTAGAAGAGGCTGAAAAAATCGCAGAAGGGCTTAAATATCCGGTTGTCTTGCGTCCTGCCTATACCTTAGGCGGTACTGGTGGTGGCATAGCCTATAATGTAGAAGAGTTAAGAATCGTTGTAGCCCGGGGTCTGGCTGCAAGCATAGTAGGACAGGTTTTAGTTGAGGAGTCGGTTATAGGATGGGAAGAGTTAGAGCTTGAGGTAGTTAGAGATCAAAAGAATCAGAAGATTACTGTTTGCTTTATTGAGAATATTGATGCTATGGGAATACACACTGGAGATAGTTTCTGCGCTGCTCCCATGCTTACTGTGCCTGAGAAATTGCAGAAACGTATGCAGGAATTTTCCTATAGAATTGTGGATGCAATTGGAGTAGTAGGAGGCACCAATATCCAGTTTGCCCATAATTTAGAAGATGACCGGTTGGTAGTGATAGAGATTAATCCTAGGACCTCTCGTTCTTCTGCCCTTGCCTCTAAGGCTACTGGTTTTCCCATTGCCAGAATCTCTACCAAATTGGCAGTAGGTTTGACTATGGATGAGATTCCTTATTGGCGAAAAGGCACATTGGAAAAATATGAACCCTGGGGAGATTATGTGGTTATTAAGTTTGCCCGCTGGGCCTTTGAGAAATTCGCTGGGGCTAAGGATGTATTAGGAACCCAGATGAAGGCAGTGGGTGAGGTAATGAGTATTGCCAAAAACTTTAAAGAGGCCTTTCAAAAAGCAATTCGTTCTTTGGAAATAAAAAGATATGGCTTAGGTTATGCCAAAGACTTTAATAGTCTTTCCTTAGAGAGACTAAAGGAGAAACTAGCCCAACCTTCTAGTGAGCGTGTTTTTCTTATGTATGAGGCCTTACGTAAAGGCATGAGCGTAGAAGAGCTCTATTCCTTAACTTTTATCGGACGCTGGTTTATTAGCCAAATGAAGGAGCTAGTAGAGTTTGAAGAGAAGTTGCTTAAATACTCTTGGAAAGACCTGCCGGATCAAGAGTTGGCCAAGGCCAAGGAATGGGGTTTTTCTGATAAATATCTAGGTCAACTTTTTCAAGTAAAGGAGGCAGAGGTAAGGCAGAAGAGAATTGCGATTGGAAAAGTAGCTTGCTTTGAGCCGGTTCCGGTTAGCGGGGTAGAAAACGCAGCTTATTATTATTCTACTTTTAATGCCAAAGACACAGTACCTGTTTCTAGTAATAAGAAGGTAATGATTTTAGGCGGTGGGCCGAATAGAATCGGACAGGGTATTGAATTTGATTATACTTGTGTACATGCAGCCTTTGCCCTGCGCGATGAAGGCTATGAATCAATTATGGTCAATTGTAATCCAGAGACAGTATCTACTGATTATGATACTTCTAACAAGCTCTATTTTGAGCCTTTGACTGTTGAGGATGTCTTGACAATCTATGAGAAAGAAAAACCCATAGGAGCTATTGTCCAGTTTGGAGGCCAGACTCCTTTAAATATTGCCCAAGAATTAAAAGACAATGGAGTAAACATATTAGGCACTACTCCTGAGAATATAAACCTGGCAGAGGATAGGGAACGCTTTAGAGAAAGGATGATAAACCTAGGCATTCCCCAGCCGGAAAGTGGCACAGCACGTTCCTTAGAAGAGGCCATTAATATTGCCAAGAGAATAGGTTTTCCTCTTATGGTGCGGCCATCCTATGTACTAGGTGGTAGGGGTATGGAGATTGTCTACGATGAATATATGCTCAAGCGTTATGCCCAGGAAGCAATTAATGTTAGTCCAGAACACCCCATGCTTATTGACCGATTCCTAGAGCATGCTATTGAGGTAGAGGTTGATGCACTTTCAGATGGCAAGGATAGCTTTATTGCTGGAATCATGGAGCATATAGAGCCAGCTGGAGTGCATTCTGGAGATTCTGCCTGTGCTATTCCTACAAAGACTATAAAGACAAAACACCTTAAGGATATAGAGAAATACACAGCTGCTATTGCAAAAGAACTTAAGGTTGTGGGTCTAATGAATATTCAGTATGCAATCTGCAATGAAGAGGTTTATATCTTGGAGGCTAATCCGCGTGCAAGCCGAACTGTACCTTTAGTTTCTAAGATAACCGCTATTCCTATAGCTCGTATAGCAACTCAATTAATGTTAGGCAAGCGCATTAAGGAATTTCCTGAATTAAAGAAGAAAAAGATTCCTTATGTAGGGGTTAAAGAGGCGGTCTTTCCGTTTAATATGTTTCCAGAAGTAGATCCAGTATTAGGTCCGGAAATGAGAGCTACTGGAGAGGTTATGGGAATCGCTGACAGCTTTGGGCTTGCTTTTTACAAGGCAGAGGAAGCCAGCGGGACCAAGCTTCCCTTAAAAGGTAACATCCTGTTAACCGTAGCTGATAAGGATAAGAAGTACTTAGTGCCTATTGCTAAAGAGATGAAGCAGCTAGGTTTTAATATCTATGCTACAGGAGGAACCGGTGAATTCCTGAATAAGAAGGGAATAGAGAATAAGGTAATAAGAAAATTGCATGAGGGCAGACCGAATATTTCCGATGCAATAAAGAACAAAGAGATTAATCTTATTGTTAATACCCCTATTGGTCGTAGCTCAAAATTCGATGATAGCTACATCCGCATAATGGCAGTGCGGCATAAGATTCCATACATTACCTCAATAGCCGCTGCCCAGGCAAGTATTGAAGGTATTAAAGCAGTGAGTAGTTCTGAGTCTTTACCAAAGGCGCTTCAGGATTATCATAAGGAAATAGGCTAGAATATATTAAAGAATAAAAGGAGAGATCGGTGAAGACAAAACCAGGTTTTGATAATGAAAAATACCTAAAAGAGCAGACGCAGGCTATTCTAAAAAGGGTTAAGAAGTTTGACAATAAATTATATCTTGAGTTTGGCGGTAAGATAATCTTTGACTATCATGCCTCAAGGGTATTGCCTGGCTTTGATCCTAATGTAAAGATGAAGCTCTTACAGAAGCTAAAAGATAAGGCAGATATTATACTCTGTATTTATGCCGGCGATATCGAAAGAAGAAAGGTAAGAGCAGATTTTGGCATTACCTATGATGTTGATGCCATGAAGCTTATTGATGATTTAAGAAGCTGGGATATTGATGTCTTAGCTGTGGTGATAACCAGATTCGATAACCAGCCAGCAGCAAATATATTTAAGAATAAGTTGGAACGCAGAGGTGTAAAGGTATATACGCATCGTTTTACCAAAGGTTATCCTACGGATGTGGATTTAATAGTTAGTGATGAGGGTTATGGAGCAAACGAATATATCCAAACCAAGAATCCACTTGTTATAGTTACTGGTCCTGGACCAGGCAGTGGTAAATTAGCTACTTGTCTTTCCCAGTTATACCATGATTATAGAAAAGGCCAGAAGTCAGGATATGCTAAATTTGAGACCTTTCCTATTTGGAATATTCCCCTCAAGCATCCTGTAAACGTGGCATATGAGGCTGCGACAGCTGACTTAAGAGATTTTAATCTGGTAGATCCTTTTCATCTTGAGGCCTACAAAAAGACAGTAATTAACTATAACCGCGATGTAGAGATATTTCCTGTTCTTAAGAGGATATTAGAAAAAATCACCGGAACACATTCTATATATAAATCTCCTACTGATATGGGGGTAAATTGCGCTGGCTTTGGAATTGTTAATGATGAAATGGTAAAAGAGGCAGCAAAACAGGAGATAATACGAAGATATTTTAGATATTCCTGTGAATATCTAGTGGGTTTTGTGGATAAAGAGACAGTAGATAGGGTAGAGCTTCTTATGGAAGCAGTCAATGTTAAGCAAGCAGATAGAAGAGTGGTTGCTTCTGCAAGGGAGGCTGCTAAACAGGCTCAAGAGAAGAATAAAGTAAATGAAGGAATCTTCTGTGGCGCTGCCATAGAATTAAAGGATGGCTTAATAGTTACAGGAAAGAATTCTTCTCTTATGCATGCGACATCTAGTCTTATCCTGAATGCCATAAAGATCTTAGCTGATATCCCTGACAAGATACATTTGTTAGCACCTAATATAATAGAGTCAATAGTAAATTTGAAGGAGAATGTTTTAGGTGCCAAGACGCTAAGCCTGGATTTAGAAGAGGTATTGATTGCCTTAAGTATAGGCGCAGATACAAATCCTGCCGCGCAATTTGCTATGGAGAAATTAAAGGAGCTCCAAGGCTGTGAAGTGCACATAACTCATATGCCTAGCTCAGGTGATGAGACAGGATTGCGTAGACTAGGGGTTAATCTTACCAGCGATCCGAATTTTTCAAGCAATAGCTTGTTTATGATATAGAGGACTTCTTTGATTCAGGAGGCCATATGCCAATTTTCATAAGGAAAAAGATATTATTTTTGCTGTCTGGATTGTATTAAAGAATTCAAATCTGACCCAGAGAAGTACATTCAGGAACTAAAAGAGCAAGAATGACCTGAATAGACGTTCCTGATGACAATACGTTAGAAACTTGCTATAATTGGGGTTAAATATTTCCTATATTTAACCCCTTTTGTTTAGGTGAGGTTTTGCTATGGTCAAGTGGCAGTATGGAAGGCGTCTTAAACCATCGGTTTTCGACATACCAGTTGCCAAGATAAAGAGCGGCTGGTATTCTGATAAATATTTTGTGCGCACAAAAAAGATATTAGAGCGTGATAATAATCATGTAAAGGTCTTGATGCAGGTATTCTGCAGAAAAAATGCTGTTGTCTGTGGTCTGGATGAGGCAATTGCTATCCTTAAGCTCTGTGCAGACCGGCCAAGCCAGTTAAAGATCAAGGCCCTCTATGATGGCGATGAGGTAAAAAAGGGCGAGACTGTCATGACTATTGAGGGTGATTACAGTACCTTTGCGCACTTAGAGACTGTATATTTGGGAGTTATTGCTCGGCCTACAGCTGTAGCTACTGCAGTCAAGAAGGTGGTTAAGGCAGCTAGCGGCAAAAAGGTATTGTTTTTTCCTGCCCGTTTTGACCATTACAGAATGCAGACTGCTGACGGCTATGCTGCATTTATATCCGGTGCCTTAGGGGTTTCTACTGATGCCCAAGGATTGTGGTGGGGTGAGAAAGGCCTAGGTACAGTTCCTCACGGACTTATTGCTGCATATAATGGCGATACAGTAAAGGCAGCAGTCAGCTTTGATAAATATATGCCTAAAAACATTCAACGTATTGTCCTTGTTGATTTTAATAATGATTGTATAGCTACATCTTTAAAGGTGGCAGAGGCGTTGGGCAGCAGACTATGGGGAGTCCGGTTTGATACTGCTTTAGATGTAAAGGATAAGTCAGTTAAAGGCAAGAGTAGAGATTCTTATGGGGTTTGTCCTGAACTTGTATTTAAGGCAAGGAAGGCTCTTGATAAATGCGGGTATAATTATGTAAAGATAATAATTTCAAGTGGATTTGATGAAGATAAGATAAAAAGATTCCTTCAGTTAGGCGTTCCTTTTGATGCTGTAGGTGTTGGCTCAGCATTATTGAAGGAAAGAATCGACTTTACAGCAGACATTGTGAAGGTAGCAGGCAAGCCCTGCCATAAGGTGGGCAGAAAATATAGGCCTAATCCGCGTTTGAAATTAGTTAACTGACTCTTACCTGTATAGATAAACCCCAAGATGTATGACTAAAACAAATATGGCGAATCTGGCCAAAAAGGGGTATAATATTTCAAGATACGAGCAGAACAAAGAAGTTTCCAAGAGACAAGTCTATGCTAGGAAATAGAATATTTCGATTGATTTTTGTTGTTATTATTGTGCTTATTTGCGTAGGTACAGCCTTAGTCTCATATTTTCTGTTTATCACATCCGGCTCAGCACTTCTTACCAAAATATTGCTTTCCCAGTATGTTGATTCAGAGAATGTCTCAATTGAAACAATTGAGGGCAATCTTGCCCAAGGTCTTAAGCTCAAAGATATCCAGCTAAAAGGATTTGCAGGACTGCCGGAAGAATCAGTTCTTAAGATTCAGCAGCTCAATGTTTCATTCCGACCTATTAAATTCGACACTTTAAATCTGGATATAGAGAATGCGAGATTGTATCTGCCTTATTCAGATCCAATAGTATTGTTTGCCAGCTATAAGAAGGTGGAGCTTGATGTAAACGTGTATTCGCGCAAGGTTGATGCGCAGGAGATTATGGATCTATTTGCCAAGGATAAGGATTTGGATGATATATCCGGGGCAATAACTAATATTGATAGTTATGTAAAAGGCTCTTTTACTAGGCCGCAGTTAACAGGGGTATTTGATGTAGAGAAGATTTCCTACCAGGAGTTGACGTTTTCTGATTGTCCGGGTTCGTTTGCTATCAATTTAACAGGTAAGGGTAAGGATTCCCAGTTACAGGGGGCAGTAGTTTTTAAAAGTGGCCAGGTTGTAAGTCGGGATCAGGTATTTCGAATAAAGGAGAGCAGGATTATATTTTCCCCTGATTATGAAAAAATCCTTTTTGATTTTAAAGGTTCAACCAAAGTCAGGGATACAGAGATTGACATAGCCTTTAGTGGCAATTTTTCTGATCCTAGTCTGAAGTTAACATCCAAACCCCCTAAACTTGAAAGTATACTTGCCTTTATGCTAGTTAAAGGCACTTATCCTCAAGAAGCAGAAGAGCTGGTACTTAGCGAGGTAAGTTTTAAGAAGGCAATGGCTAAAGATTTATTGGATTATTTCTTATCTGGTAAAAGTATTAGAGATATAATGCAACGTCTAGGTCTAGGCGATATTCCTGCCGTTAGCGAATCAGAGTTAGAAAATAAGCAATGAAACTAAAGAAAGCACTTCTGATAGTAGATGTTCAGAATGACTTCTGCCAAGGTGGCGCTTTAGCTGTACCTGAGGCAGAAGAGATTATGCCGATTGTAAATAAGTATATAGGCATTTTTTTGAAATCTAACCTGCCTATCTTTGCATCCAGAGATTGGCATCCAGAAAAAACTAAACATTTTAAAGATTTTGGAGGTTCCTGGCCCAGGCATTGCATTGCCAATAGTCAGGGTGCAGAATTCAGTCCAAAATTGAAATTGCCAAAACAGGCAATAATCATATCTAAAGGTATGCATCCGGAAAAGATAAGTTATTCTGGTTTTCAGGCAGAGGATTCTGAAGGAAGGGATTTGTCTAGCTTATTAAAGATCTTTGGCATAAAAGAGCTCTTCTGCTGTGGCCTTGCTACTGATTATTGCGTGAAACATTCGGTTCTGGATGCCTTAGGCTATAAATTAAAAGTTAATTTGCTTATAGATGCAATTCGTGGTGTGGATGTTAAAAAGGGCGATTCACTTAGGGCTATAGATGAGATGACATCGCGTGGTGCAAATAAACTCAACCTTAAAGATATTGTTGGCATGGCCTACTAAAGGCCTAATTTAGAGCCTGATGATAAAAGAGGCAATGCTTTATGAAAAACTTCCGAATGATAAGGTTCATTGTCATTTGTGCTCACATCATTGCCGCATATCAACTGGTGAATTCGGAATCTGCGGTGTAAGAAAAAATAGAGAGGGAGCGCTTTATACACATGTATATAAAGAGGCGATTGCAGCAAATGTTGATCCAATAGAAAAAAAGCCTTTATATCATTTTTTGCCTGGGACAAGCTCTTATTCGATTGCCACAGTAGGCTGCAATTTCAAATGTGGCTTTTGTCAGAACTGGCAGATATCTCAAAGCAATAAAAAAGACAATAATAATGCGGCTGGACACGAGTTAAGTCCGCAAGATATTGTTAAAGAGGCAAAAAGGTTAAATTGCAAAAGCATCTCATATACATATACAGAGCCAACTATCTTTTTTGAATACGCTTTCGATACTGCCAAATTAGCTAAAGATAACGGTTTGTATAACAATTTTGTTACAAATGGATACATGAGTGAATCCGCCCTTTGTAAGATTGTTCCTTTCTTGGATGCGGCAAACGTGGATTTGAAGTCTTTTAATGATGATTTCTATAGAAAGATTTGTCAGGCTAGGTTAAAGCCGGTCCTGGATTCCATCAGACTTATGAAGAAATTGCGCATCTGGGTTGAGGTTACTACGCTTTTAATACCCAGGCACAATGATTCAGAGGAAGAGCTTGAGAAAATAGCGGAGTTCATTGCTTCTGTTGGCGTTGAGATTCCTTGGCATATTAGCAGGTTTCGTCCTGATTATCAATTTAGGGATGCTGTTAGTACTCCAATAGATATATTAAACAAGGCAAAAGCGATAGGAGAGAAGGCGGGATTGCGTTATGTATACCTAGGAAATGTATTTGAAGGCAATGACACTTATTGCTATAATTGTAAACGCCTGCTCATTAAAAGGAGTGGTCTGGGAATGGCTTATCTTGAGCTTAGTAATGGGCAATGTCCAGATTGCTCTACTGCCCTAGAAGGGGTTTTTTGATATCCGAGGTTGCGATAATTTGCTGAAAGGGCAAGGAACAATAAAAAGGATTATAAAGATACTGCGCAAGACTTACCCTAAAGCGCGCACTACACTCTTTTTTAAGAGCCCTTTGCAGATTTTGATATCTACTATTCTTTCAGCTCAATGCACTGACGAGCGAGTTAACAAGATTACACCAGCGCTTTTTAAGAAATACCCCAGTGCCGCTTGCTTTGCTAAGGCAAAACAGTCTGTTTTAGAGCGGGAAATTCGCTCGACTGGATTTTATAGGAATAAGGCAGGAAATATCATTGCCGCAGCAAAGAAAATAGTAACTGAATTTTCAGGCAAGGTCCCGGATAATATGTCAGATTTGGTTAGCCTTTCGGGGGTTGCAAGAAAAACTGCCAATATTGTATTATCCAGTGCATTCAAGAAAAGCCAAGGCA
This window of the Candidatus Omnitrophota bacterium genome carries:
- a CDS encoding DUF1846 domain-containing protein produces the protein MKTKPGFDNEKYLKEQTQAILKRVKKFDNKLYLEFGGKIIFDYHASRVLPGFDPNVKMKLLQKLKDKADIILCIYAGDIERRKVRADFGITYDVDAMKLIDDLRSWDIDVLAVVITRFDNQPAANIFKNKLERRGVKVYTHRFTKGYPTDVDLIVSDEGYGANEYIQTKNPLVIVTGPGPGSGKLATCLSQLYHDYRKGQKSGYAKFETFPIWNIPLKHPVNVAYEAATADLRDFNLVDPFHLEAYKKTVINYNRDVEIFPVLKRILEKITGTHSIYKSPTDMGVNCAGFGIVNDEMVKEAAKQEIIRRYFRYSCEYLVGFVDKETVDRVELLMEAVNVKQADRRVVASAREAAKQAQEKNKVNEGIFCGAAIELKDGLIVTGKNSSLMHATSSLILNAIKILADIPDKIHLLAPNIIESIVNLKENVLGAKTLSLDLEEVLIALSIGADTNPAAQFAMEKLKELQGCEVHITHMPSSGDETGLRRLGVNLTSDPNFSSNSLFMI
- the amrS gene encoding AmmeMemoRadiSam system radical SAM enzyme encodes the protein MIKEAMLYEKLPNDKVHCHLCSHHCRISTGEFGICGVRKNREGALYTHVYKEAIAANVDPIEKKPLYHFLPGTSSYSIATVGCNFKCGFCQNWQISQSNKKDNNNAAGHELSPQDIVKEAKRLNCKSISYTYTEPTIFFEYAFDTAKLAKDNGLYNNFVTNGYMSESALCKIVPFLDAANVDLKSFNDDFYRKICQARLKPVLDSIRLMKKLRIWVEVTTLLIPRHNDSEEELEKIAEFIASVGVEIPWHISRFRPDYQFRDAVSTPIDILNKAKAIGEKAGLRYVYLGNVFEGNDTYCYNCKRLLIKRSGLGMAYLELSNGQCPDCSTALEGVF
- a CDS encoding translocation/assembly module TamB; protein product: MLGNRIFRLIFVVIIVLICVGTALVSYFLFITSGSALLTKILLSQYVDSENVSIETIEGNLAQGLKLKDIQLKGFAGLPEESVLKIQQLNVSFRPIKFDTLNLDIENARLYLPYSDPIVLFASYKKVELDVNVYSRKVDAQEIMDLFAKDKDLDDISGAITNIDSYVKGSFTRPQLTGVFDVEKISYQELTFSDCPGSFAINLTGKGKDSQLQGAVVFKSGQVVSRDQVFRIKESRIIFSPDYEKILFDFKGSTKVRDTEIDIAFSGNFSDPSLKLTSKPPKLESILAFMLVKGTYPQEAEELVLSEVSFKKAMAKDLLDYFLSGKSIRDIMQRLGLGDIPAVSESELENKQ
- a CDS encoding nicotinate phosphoribosyltransferase, translated to MVKWQYGRRLKPSVFDIPVAKIKSGWYSDKYFVRTKKILERDNNHVKVLMQVFCRKNAVVCGLDEAIAILKLCADRPSQLKIKALYDGDEVKKGETVMTIEGDYSTFAHLETVYLGVIARPTAVATAVKKVVKAASGKKVLFFPARFDHYRMQTADGYAAFISGALGVSTDAQGLWWGEKGLGTVPHGLIAAYNGDTVKAAVSFDKYMPKNIQRIVLVDFNNDCIATSLKVAEALGSRLWGVRFDTALDVKDKSVKGKSRDSYGVCPELVFKARKALDKCGYNYVKIIISSGFDEDKIKRFLQLGVPFDAVGVGSALLKERIDFTADIVKVAGKPCHKVGRKYRPNPRLKLVN
- the nth gene encoding endonuclease III gives rise to the protein MRGCDNLLKGQGTIKRIIKILRKTYPKARTTLFFKSPLQILISTILSAQCTDERVNKITPALFKKYPSAACFAKAKQSVLEREIRSTGFYRNKAGNIIAAAKKIVTEFSGKVPDNMSDLVSLSGVARKTANIVLSSAFKKSQGIAVDTHVRRLSQRLGLSDQEDPEKIEQDLMKIVPEKDWLDFNYLFVDHGRAICQARRPMCLKCVMKALCPSAKIFLG
- a CDS encoding isochorismatase family protein; translation: MKLKKALLIVDVQNDFCQGGALAVPEAEEIMPIVNKYIGIFLKSNLPIFASRDWHPEKTKHFKDFGGSWPRHCIANSQGAEFSPKLKLPKQAIIISKGMHPEKISYSGFQAEDSEGRDLSSLLKIFGIKELFCCGLATDYCVKHSVLDALGYKLKVNLLIDAIRGVDVKKGDSLRAIDEMTSRGANKLNLKDIVGMAY